The genomic stretch AGCATTGCTTTTGGCTGATACTACTGCTTTAGATGTTTCCAATAGAATGTTACTTTGTAAtaaacaaagtttaaaaaaaataataacagtCTGAGATGAAGGGGTCAAGGCTAGAGCATTTACTCTGCCCAAAATCTTTCTTTCAAATTACTTGAGGATTATGATTGAATAGACGTTTCGTAATGTTTAAGCTTTTACAAATGTACTGATATATGTGGATGCATGTGGTATTCCGGAAACTTTGAGAAAAATGAAGTATATTTGTGCGTGGTGTTCACACACGTacctgccctctcattggctggaatggtcccacctgatcttgcctgTCTTCATTCGTTGAgcacatgtatttccattgataGAGTGGTCACTCGGCTctcttgtcaatataataaatAATCTTTGCTTTGGTCATGTGTATGAGTGGGCTCGTCTTTAAATGACCCGCCTAGTTCCTGTTGAAATTCTAAAGGTGATTGGCTACGCTCTGTGAGGGTGGATTTCACTGACGCATTCCGTTGGAACAATAAATAGAGCGAACAAGGCTCCTTCTAGTTCACAAGTCTGAGAAGACGCATGAAGAAGTTCTTGCTTCAACAGTGATTGAACGGAACTCCTCTGCCTTCGTCCCGCATTATAGAACATTAAGGATTAATGACATAGCACTTACTTGAACTGTAATAGCAAAATAGTCGAAGAAACTCTATTTTTGTACCGTTCATTTAGATATTAAAGGAAATCTGCCAAGATGGAGTCTCAGATCCGCCAGAACTATCACCACGATTGCGAAGCTGCCATCAACCGGATGATCAATTTGGAGATGTTTGCCTCCTACACCTACACTTCAATGGTAAGGAGTCTACGAAGATGACCGTTTTGTTGATCTACCTGTTATTATGCCTGGTCCTAAATGGCTCTTTTTCCACTTGAATTTTCTGTAGGTCTAGACAATTAATAGCCAAGAATCTCAACTCCGTGAAGTACATTTGAGTTTTACTTGGCAAGGCTATTAAGACTTTCCAGTTAGAAATGGCATACAAATGAAGTTGGGAATCTATCCTACCTCCTGTCAGAGCGCGTAACTACTCATTGACAGGTTAAATGTCAGGTTACCAAGTAGACAACAGACTGATTCATCCCTATATCATCAAGCTTAGTTGCCACAACAAGAACAGAATGCTGTCATGTTTTTTTCCTTTTTCTAACTACAATGTTTTGTTTATCCACCCAGGCTTTCTATTTCTCCCGTGACGATGTGGCTCTGCGTGGCTTCGCGCATTTCTTCAAGGAGAACAGCGACGAGGAGCGGGAGCACGCGGACAAGCTACTCTCCTTCCAGAACAAGAGAGGTGGACGCATTTTACTCCAGGACATCAAGGTGAGCGCCTGAGCATCAAACTCATTTAGATTGTAGACTGATGTTTTTCCTCCATGGAGGAAAGTGTCTACAGAGTTTAGTTGATCGAGAGAACCTGGAGTAGTCCTAAACATactgcctctaaccactgaaCTGAAACTGTGAGGGGTTTTACTTTGTTCACTTTATCTTACCTTAATGTCTGCTTGTAGCCCCTAACCCTCCTGTGTTCTATCTGTCCTGTGTAGAAGCCCGAACGTGATGAGTGAGGCAATGGGCTGGAGGCCATGCAGTGTGCTCTGCAGCTGGAGAAGAATGTGAACCAGGCCCTGCTGGACCTGCACAAGATTGCCTCTGA from Oncorhynchus tshawytscha isolate Ot180627B linkage group LG09, Otsh_v2.0, whole genome shotgun sequence encodes the following:
- the LOC112258415 gene encoding ferritin, middle subunit, yielding MESQIRQNYHHDCEAAINRMINLEMFASYTYTSMAFYFSRDDVALRGFAHFFKENSDEEREHADKLLSFQNKRGGRILLQDIKKPERDE